From the genome of Halomonas sp. MCCC 1A13316, one region includes:
- a CDS encoding heavy metal translocating P-type ATPase has protein sequence MNTIAKTKITLTVPGMGSDHCAGIVRTTLQRLNGVEEIQTNIANHHVSVSVDPNGPDGDVLKKAVEGAGYDVAAVNGQAEEDGEADAAIEEGYLSQARKRLWIAGVPTTLIMLLMVPHMFWQPIPGYLAIVALLAFPVVFLHGGAATHRSSWRSLKNGTFNMDVLISMGSLPPYLIGLIGFVYPMTSFIEMAATIMTFHLLGRYLEALAKGRASQAIRRLLTLGAKTARVERDGAEVEVPVKELEPGDIMIVRPGDKIPTDGEVIDGESHLDESIATGESIPVYKGTGDSVIGATINKEGRLRVKATRVGGDTFLSQVVRLIDQAQGSRVPIQEFADRMTGRFVPVVLGISLASLVAWLLFPDALRPVLDWGANFLPWVNPDAATPVLAILAAIAVLVIACPCALGLATPTALMVGSGIGAERGILIRSGEAIQTFKDIKVMVLDKTGTITRGEPKLTEVVAAEGVDENELLTLAASVENASEHPIARAIVDGAAERGVKPGEVSEFRSTGARGVSGKVDERHVLIGNRLLLEEQGIDGLEALDETLRGLEGKGRTAVIVAADGQAVGIVAVADTLKQESVEAIRGMHDLGLHVVMITGDNERAARAVAAEVGIDEVQAGVLPEGKVEAIRKLQEKYGNHVAMVGDGINDAAGLKQANVGIAIGAGAEVAIEAADVTLVRGELTGVVEAMHLSRATFGKIVQNLIWASAYNVAAIPMAAAGLLHPMVGVIAMTASSLSVIGNSLLLKRRYARTQPQGDVS, from the coding sequence ATGAACACCATTGCGAAGACCAAGATCACCCTGACCGTGCCCGGCATGGGCAGTGACCACTGTGCCGGGATCGTACGCACGACCCTCCAGCGCCTGAACGGTGTGGAAGAGATCCAGACCAATATTGCCAACCACCATGTCAGCGTCAGTGTTGACCCGAACGGACCCGACGGCGATGTTCTGAAAAAGGCCGTCGAAGGTGCCGGCTACGACGTCGCAGCGGTGAACGGCCAGGCCGAGGAGGACGGTGAAGCCGATGCCGCCATCGAAGAAGGATACCTAAGCCAGGCCCGCAAGCGGCTATGGATCGCCGGCGTACCCACCACGCTGATCATGCTCCTGATGGTACCGCACATGTTCTGGCAGCCGATTCCCGGCTACCTGGCCATCGTCGCCCTGCTCGCCTTCCCGGTGGTATTTCTCCATGGCGGTGCGGCCACCCACCGGTCGAGCTGGCGCTCGCTGAAGAACGGCACCTTCAACATGGATGTCCTGATCTCCATGGGTAGCTTGCCTCCTTACCTGATCGGTCTGATCGGCTTCGTCTATCCAATGACTTCTTTCATCGAGATGGCAGCCACCATCATGACGTTCCATCTGCTGGGTCGCTATCTCGAGGCATTGGCCAAGGGCCGCGCCTCACAGGCCATTCGCCGCCTGCTGACCCTCGGCGCCAAGACGGCCCGAGTGGAGCGTGACGGAGCAGAGGTCGAGGTGCCGGTGAAGGAGCTCGAACCGGGCGACATCATGATCGTGCGCCCAGGTGACAAGATCCCCACCGATGGCGAGGTGATCGACGGCGAAAGCCATCTCGACGAGTCCATCGCCACCGGTGAGTCGATACCGGTTTATAAAGGCACCGGCGACAGTGTGATCGGCGCCACCATCAACAAAGAGGGACGGCTTCGCGTCAAGGCGACCCGGGTCGGCGGCGATACGTTTCTCTCTCAGGTAGTCCGCCTGATCGACCAGGCACAAGGCTCGCGGGTACCCATTCAGGAGTTCGCCGATCGCATGACCGGTCGCTTCGTCCCCGTGGTACTGGGTATCTCCCTGGCCAGCCTGGTCGCCTGGCTGCTGTTTCCCGATGCCTTGCGCCCCGTCCTCGATTGGGGTGCGAATTTCCTGCCCTGGGTGAATCCCGATGCCGCCACGCCGGTACTGGCCATACTGGCCGCTATCGCCGTACTGGTCATCGCCTGCCCCTGTGCCCTTGGGCTCGCCACGCCCACGGCGCTGATGGTGGGCTCGGGCATAGGTGCCGAGCGAGGCATTCTGATTCGCTCCGGCGAGGCGATCCAGACGTTCAAGGACATCAAGGTCATGGTGCTCGACAAGACCGGCACCATCACACGCGGTGAGCCGAAGCTGACCGAAGTGGTCGCCGCCGAAGGCGTCGATGAAAACGAGCTGCTCACGCTGGCCGCCAGCGTCGAGAATGCCTCGGAGCACCCCATCGCCCGCGCCATCGTCGACGGCGCCGCGGAGCGTGGGGTGAAACCCGGCGAGGTGAGCGAGTTTCGCTCTACCGGCGCCCGAGGCGTTTCCGGCAAGGTCGATGAAAGGCACGTGCTGATCGGCAATCGCCTGCTGCTCGAGGAACAAGGCATCGACGGGCTGGAGGCGCTGGACGAGACCCTGCGGGGGCTCGAAGGCAAGGGTCGCACCGCCGTCATCGTCGCCGCCGATGGCCAGGCCGTGGGCATCGTGGCTGTGGCCGATACCCTCAAGCAGGAGTCGGTCGAAGCCATACGCGGGATGCACGATCTCGGTCTGCACGTAGTGATGATCACCGGCGACAACGAGCGTGCTGCGCGGGCCGTGGCTGCGGAGGTCGGCATCGACGAGGTCCAGGCCGGCGTGCTACCGGAAGGCAAGGTCGAGGCCATTCGCAAGCTGCAGGAGAAGTACGGCAACCACGTGGCCATGGTGGGTGACGGCATCAACGACGCTGCGGGCCTCAAGCAAGCCAACGTCGGCATCGCCATCGGCGCCGGCGCCGAAGTGGCCATCGAGGCCGCCGACGTGACCTTGGTCCGCGGCGAGCTCACCGGTGTGGTGGAGGCCATGCACCTCTCCCGCGCCACCTTCGGCAAGATCGTGCAGAACCTGATCTGGGCCAGCGCCTACAACGTTGCCGCCATCCCCATGGCCGCCGCCGGCCTGCTCCATCCCATGGTGGGAGTGATCGCCATGACGGCAAGCTCGCTATCGGTGATCGGCAACTCGCTGCTGCTCAAGCGTCGCTACGCTCGCACCCAGCCCCAAGGAGATGTGTCATGA
- a CDS encoding Spy/CpxP family protein refolding chaperone: MNMRKHAIAMGLALAIGSALPGLALAQGMGQGGGMMGGGMGPGMMGGQGGYGPGMGPGMIGGQGGYGPGMGPGMMGGQGGYGPCMGPGMMGAQGGYGPGMMGGQGGYGPGMGPGMGPGLMGGQGGYGPGMGPGMMWGGQGGYGPGMGPGMMGGQGGYGLGMGPGMMWGGQHGYGMGMGQLLDPEQREQMQSLVQEHRQKQFGRMDEMMELRGELYDQMQQMSPDPEELKSLHQRMAEIEGELLAERARLHNAMQDLLTEEQRQQLQGWKPQGQRQ; encoded by the coding sequence ATGAACATGCGCAAACACGCTATTGCCATGGGCCTTGCTCTGGCTATCGGTAGCGCCCTCCCCGGTCTGGCTCTTGCCCAAGGGATGGGCCAAGGAGGCGGTATGATGGGCGGTGGCATGGGCCCCGGCATGATGGGCGGCCAGGGCGGCTATGGCCCAGGCATGGGCCCCGGCATGATAGGTGGCCAGGGCGGTTACGGCCCAGGCATGGGCCCCGGCATGATGGGTGGTCAGGGCGGCTATGGCCCGTGCATGGGCCCCGGCATGATGGGTGCTCAGGGCGGCTATGGCCCCGGCATGATGGGTGGTCAGGGCGGCTATGGCCCCGGCATGGGCCCCGGTATGGGCCCCGGCCTCATGGGTGGTCAGGGTGGCTACGGCCCAGGCATGGGCCCCGGCATGATGTGGGGCGGCCAGGGCGGTTATGGTCCTGGCATGGGTCCCGGCATGATGGGTGGTCAGGGCGGCTACGGCCTAGGCATGGGCCCCGGCATGATGTGGGGCGGCCAGCACGGTTACGGCATGGGCATGGGCCAGCTTCTCGACCCAGAGCAGCGTGAACAGATGCAGTCGCTGGTGCAGGAGCATCGACAAAAGCAGTTTGGACGCATGGACGAGATGATGGAGCTGCGCGGTGAACTGTATGACCAAATGCAGCAAATGAGCCCTGACCCCGAGGAGCTCAAGTCACTGCATCAGCGGATGGCGGAAATCGAAGGTGAGCTTCTAGCCGAGCGAGCTCGCCTCCACAACGCCATGCAAGATCTACTCACCGAAGAGCAGCGGCAGCAGCTGCAGGGGTGGAAACCCCAAGGGCAACGTCAGTAG
- the lgt gene encoding prolipoprotein diacylglyceryl transferase: protein MNYPDIDPVAISIGPMQVHWYGLMYVVGFVTAWWLGRRRAHRLGLSHDDIGDLLFYAALGVVVGGRLGYVLFYGMEKFLANPLWLFSVWEGGMSFHGGLLGVLLAALLFARRKKLAFFQLTDFIAPMVPIGLGAGRIGNFINHELPGRVSDLPWAMAFPHMGPEPRHPSALYEFALEGVVLFVVLWWVSSRPRRRGLVSGLFLLLYGIFRFAVEFVRLPDEHIGFIAFGWVTMGMLLTLPMIAAGVGLILWSRCQASDEPGLAALHAKKAIDGSPGNVPEPKAVEMHEDR from the coding sequence ATGAACTATCCCGACATCGACCCGGTGGCCATCTCCATTGGCCCTATGCAAGTTCACTGGTATGGCCTGATGTACGTGGTGGGGTTCGTTACTGCCTGGTGGCTGGGCCGCCGCCGGGCGCATCGCCTCGGCCTGAGCCACGACGACATCGGTGACCTGCTGTTCTACGCCGCTCTCGGCGTGGTAGTCGGCGGGCGTCTGGGCTATGTGCTGTTCTATGGAATGGAAAAATTCCTGGCCAACCCACTCTGGCTGTTCAGCGTTTGGGAAGGGGGCATGAGCTTCCATGGCGGCCTGCTGGGTGTGTTGCTGGCGGCGCTGCTGTTTGCCCGCAGGAAGAAGCTCGCCTTTTTCCAATTGACGGACTTCATCGCCCCTATGGTGCCGATCGGTCTGGGGGCCGGGCGTATCGGCAACTTCATCAACCACGAGCTGCCGGGGCGCGTTAGTGACCTGCCCTGGGCCATGGCGTTTCCGCACATGGGGCCGGAGCCGCGCCATCCCTCGGCACTCTACGAGTTCGCTCTCGAGGGCGTGGTGCTGTTCGTCGTGCTGTGGTGGGTTTCTAGCCGACCGCGGCGGCGCGGACTGGTCTCGGGGCTGTTCCTGCTGCTCTATGGCATCTTTCGCTTCGCGGTGGAGTTCGTGCGGTTGCCCGACGAACACATCGGTTTCATCGCCTTCGGCTGGGTGACCATGGGCATGTTGTTGACCCTGCCGATGATAGCCGCTGGCGTGGGGCTCATCCTGTGGTCCAGGTGTCAGGCTAGCGATGAGCCCGGGTTGGCGGCTCTGCACGCCAAGAAGGCGATTGACGGCTCACCCGGAAATGTACCCGAGCCCAAGGCTGTCGAAATGCATGAGGATCGATAG
- a CDS encoding L,D-transpeptidase family protein: protein MALILSAGMAWAEEEASAEGSDAEAADEWPKGHYPLPEQGDVIGEDYTVEARREETLLDIAREHNVGYQEIRRANPDVSVWMPGEGTEVVIPGRFILPPVEREGIVINVAELRLYFYPPVDEGETPRVETYPIGIGREGFNTPLGKTKTTMNLKDPAWYPPSSVREEAAARGEEAPAVVPPGPDNPLGRHAIMLDIPGYLIHGTNKPDGIGMRASRGCIRMFPEDVASIFERVPVGTQVHLINQPIKAGWDGDMPYVQVYEPLKEQEAGMAALMETLALLERNGDAPSTPLNYELLRELLENPSGEVIALTPATPPEPEPEKETREEESLLWKELAV from the coding sequence ATGGCCTTGATATTGTCGGCCGGCATGGCCTGGGCCGAGGAAGAGGCGTCAGCCGAAGGGAGCGATGCGGAGGCCGCCGATGAATGGCCAAAGGGGCACTACCCGCTGCCCGAGCAGGGCGATGTGATCGGTGAAGATTATACCGTCGAGGCGCGAAGAGAGGAGACCTTGCTCGATATCGCCCGCGAGCACAACGTGGGCTACCAGGAAATCCGCCGGGCCAATCCCGATGTCAGCGTCTGGATGCCGGGCGAGGGCACCGAGGTGGTGATTCCAGGCCGCTTCATCCTGCCACCGGTCGAGCGAGAAGGGATCGTGATCAACGTCGCCGAACTGCGGCTCTACTTCTACCCCCCGGTTGACGAAGGCGAGACGCCGCGGGTGGAAACCTATCCGATCGGTATCGGGCGGGAGGGCTTCAATACTCCGCTGGGCAAGACCAAGACCACCATGAATCTCAAGGATCCGGCCTGGTATCCACCGAGTTCGGTGCGCGAGGAAGCGGCAGCTCGGGGCGAGGAGGCGCCCGCTGTGGTACCGCCGGGGCCGGACAATCCGCTGGGCCGCCATGCCATCATGCTCGATATCCCCGGCTATCTGATCCATGGGACCAACAAGCCGGACGGCATCGGCATGCGCGCCAGTCGTGGCTGCATCCGCATGTTCCCCGAGGATGTTGCGTCGATCTTCGAGCGCGTGCCCGTCGGCACTCAAGTACACCTGATCAATCAGCCGATCAAGGCCGGCTGGGATGGCGACATGCCCTACGTCCAGGTCTACGAGCCGCTGAAGGAGCAGGAAGCCGGCATGGCAGCATTGATGGAGACCCTGGCACTGCTCGAGCGTAATGGTGACGCGCCTTCTACGCCGCTCAACTACGAACTGCTACGTGAACTGCTCGAGAACCCCAGTGGTGAGGTCATTGCGCTGACGCCGGCCACGCCACCCGAGCCTGAACCCGAGAAGGAAACCCGCGAGGAAGAGAGCCTGCTCTGGAAGGAGCTGGCGGTCTAG
- a CDS encoding cupredoxin domain-containing protein, translated as MHKTILAALFTFWSAGALAAPGHQAESQPDEANVDRVIQIEASEMMFGPEALAIAPGETVKFEIHNTGALEHEFVIGDRVAQEEHRRMMQEMDGQGDHGGHGGHDMAEGEHGGDMPAVTIAPGATATLVWTAPEGTSQLEYACNIPGHYEAGMGGEIDLQG; from the coding sequence ATGCATAAGACAATATTGGCAGCTTTATTCACCTTCTGGTCTGCTGGCGCTCTGGCAGCTCCCGGTCACCAGGCCGAAAGCCAGCCTGACGAGGCGAATGTGGATCGTGTCATTCAGATCGAAGCGAGCGAGATGATGTTCGGTCCCGAGGCATTGGCCATCGCGCCCGGAGAGACGGTAAAGTTCGAAATACACAACACTGGTGCGTTAGAGCACGAGTTCGTCATCGGTGACCGTGTGGCGCAGGAAGAGCATCGCCGCATGATGCAAGAGATGGACGGTCAAGGCGATCATGGTGGCCATGGCGGCCATGACATGGCCGAGGGCGAGCATGGTGGTGACATGCCCGCCGTGACCATCGCTCCCGGTGCGACCGCCACGCTCGTTTGGACGGCACCCGAGGGGACCAGCCAGTTGGAATATGCCTGCAACATTCCCGGGCACTACGAAGCCGGCATGGGGGGGGAAATCGACCTACAAGGGTGA
- a CDS encoding response regulator transcription factor, with translation MKLLLLEDDDLLAESLSETLEDNGYRVDSAATIHAAESLMATEEYALAILDLGLPDGSGLDLIARWRGQERRLPILALTARDTWEDKVAGLRRGADDYLTKPFHEAELLARLHALLRRQTGHVNAILSVNGIQLDEERRQVSTDGCRWQPLAATEFRLLRYLMHHPDRVLSKSRLLDQLYSLEQDAPAPNLVEVYVAKLRRRLGKDAIQTRRGQGYFLASR, from the coding sequence ATGAAGCTGTTACTTCTCGAGGACGATGACCTGCTGGCAGAGAGCCTGTCAGAAACTCTGGAAGACAACGGCTACCGTGTCGATTCGGCTGCGACGATTCACGCAGCCGAGTCCTTGATGGCGACCGAGGAGTATGCCTTGGCGATTCTCGACCTGGGGCTGCCGGACGGTTCCGGGCTCGACCTGATCGCGCGCTGGCGTGGCCAGGAGCGTCGCTTGCCCATACTCGCTCTCACCGCACGGGATACCTGGGAAGACAAGGTCGCCGGCCTGCGCCGAGGGGCTGACGATTACCTGACCAAGCCGTTTCACGAAGCGGAGCTATTGGCTCGGTTGCATGCGCTCTTGAGGCGGCAGACAGGCCATGTGAATGCCATTCTCAGCGTCAATGGCATACAGCTCGACGAGGAGAGACGGCAGGTCAGCACTGACGGTTGTCGTTGGCAGCCGTTGGCGGCGACGGAATTTCGACTGCTGCGTTACCTGATGCATCACCCCGACCGCGTCTTGTCCAAGTCGCGACTACTCGACCAGCTCTATTCCCTGGAGCAGGACGCACCTGCCCCGAACCTGGTGGAGGTGTATGTCGCCAAGTTGCGACGCCGGCTGGGCAAGGATGCGATCCAGACCCGGCGCGGACAGGGCTATTTTCTTGCGTCGCGTTGA
- a CDS encoding ATP-binding protein, with product MRRVEHRSLRFRLLAWLGGVALVVMGLTWLMHGILLHDLARNFLGERLRQEAEHTLLQFHQGRLSTQLWQAESPALQVFHHLYVLQLDGEITTSHPRWLETLLPYLEGEDETLDVISSGERHLLVYRKRFEFDSRSGVLLIGEDFGQVEAGLESLHWWVGGIAGLLLILLIGLNMMAVSRALRPLSRLREQLDELRSGTRERLHLDTPSELDPLVAQLSLLMDEHARRLQRSRESLANLSHALKTPLTAVIQALRGSRPIDSERREKMHRRLEDMHAQLDTELKRSRIAGPNAGQRANIRLEAEQLIEMFTNLYPHRSFRLDIETSVPANASVERQDYIEMLGILLDNAAKWARHQIHCRVQQDASLAILVEDDGSGVASGDLNRLGRRGTRLDQGQPGHGLGLAILRQIVERYAGQVRFELSPAGGLRVEIVLPLNEAG from the coding sequence TTGCGTCGCGTTGAGCATCGCAGCCTGCGCTTCCGCCTGCTGGCCTGGCTCGGCGGGGTGGCACTTGTCGTGATGGGCTTGACCTGGCTGATGCACGGCATCCTGTTGCACGACTTGGCGCGCAACTTTCTCGGTGAGCGTTTGCGTCAGGAGGCGGAGCATACGCTGTTGCAATTCCACCAAGGGCGACTCTCGACGCAGCTCTGGCAGGCGGAGAGCCCCGCATTGCAGGTCTTTCACCATCTCTACGTACTGCAGTTGGACGGCGAGATCACCACATCGCATCCTCGCTGGCTCGAAACGCTGCTGCCCTACCTGGAGGGTGAAGACGAAACGCTGGACGTCATCTCCTCAGGAGAACGTCATCTGCTGGTGTACCGCAAACGCTTTGAATTCGACAGCCGCTCCGGCGTGCTGCTGATTGGCGAGGATTTCGGTCAGGTGGAGGCTGGACTGGAGTCGCTTCACTGGTGGGTGGGCGGCATTGCCGGCCTGCTGCTGATACTGCTCATCGGGCTCAACATGATGGCAGTCAGCCGCGCGCTGCGCCCGCTCTCCCGACTACGCGAGCAGCTCGACGAACTGCGCTCGGGCACGCGCGAACGGCTGCACCTCGATACCCCTTCCGAGCTCGACCCCCTGGTGGCTCAGCTCAGTCTCCTCATGGATGAACATGCGCGAAGGCTACAGCGTTCACGCGAATCCCTGGCCAATCTGTCGCATGCGCTCAAGACGCCGCTGACCGCGGTTATCCAGGCACTGCGCGGTTCTCGCCCCATCGACTCGGAGCGCAGGGAAAAAATGCATCGGCGGCTGGAGGACATGCATGCACAGCTCGACACCGAGCTGAAGCGCTCGCGCATTGCCGGCCCCAATGCAGGGCAGCGTGCAAATATCCGACTGGAAGCCGAGCAACTCATCGAGATGTTCACGAATCTCTACCCCCATCGCAGTTTCCGGCTTGATATCGAGACCTCGGTACCCGCCAATGCCAGCGTCGAGCGGCAGGATTACATCGAGATGCTGGGCATCCTGCTGGACAACGCCGCCAAGTGGGCCCGCCACCAGATCCATTGCCGAGTACAGCAAGACGCTTCCCTGGCGATCCTGGTGGAGGATGACGGCTCGGGTGTTGCATCCGGCGATCTGAACCGCTTGGGGCGGCGTGGCACTCGGCTTGATCAGGGCCAGCCTGGCCATGGGCTGGGCCTGGCCATCCTGCGTCAGATCGTTGAGCGATATGCCGGCCAGGTGCGTTTCGAGCTTTCGCCGGCAGGTGGGTTACGGGTCGAGATCGTGCTCCCACTGAACGAAGCGGGCTGA
- a CDS encoding copper resistance system multicopper oxidase, with the protein MTAKNITDLSLSRRQLLKGGAALGLGAATLRLAPAWADPWGQSNAYPQGMVEGNDIALAIRRETLAINGRNTRPITINGTSPGPLIRMREGQNATLRITNLLDEPTSIHWHGLILPPQVDGAPGISFAGIAPGETFTYRFPVVQNGTYWYHSHSGLQEQLGHAGPIVIDAAEREPFRYDREHVVMLTDWTYEEPAAIFRNLKTAEGYYNFQERTVTDFLADMRENGFRETARSRAMWAQMRMSSRDIADVTGSTYTYLVNGQAPEQNWTALFKPGERLRLRFINGSAMTYFDVRIPGLRMTVVAADGQPVQPVPVDEFRIAIAETYDVIVTPEADMAYTVFAESMDRSGFARATLAPRLGMEAGVPERRRIADRGMEAMGAHGGMDHSDMAGMDPSSLAGMDHSSMAGMDHSSMTGMDHSSMAGMDHSSMAGMDHSSMAGMDHTNMAGMDHSDMQDDTSPGASEGDLLPAGDAQPGSQYDQAGIGIDPDERRILVYRDLKAFRPWPDRREPEREMEIHLTGNMERYMWSFDGKKFSEVNGPIHFRKDERLRLILVNDTMMEHPIHLHGMWMELENGAGELIPRKHTINVKPGERVSALITADAEGSWAFHCHLLYHMDAGMFRVVKVS; encoded by the coding sequence ATGACGGCCAAGAACATCACCGATCTCTCTCTTTCCCGACGACAACTTCTCAAGGGCGGGGCCGCCCTCGGTTTGGGCGCGGCGACCTTGAGGCTGGCACCGGCCTGGGCCGACCCTTGGGGACAAAGCAATGCTTACCCGCAGGGGATGGTGGAGGGCAACGATATCGCCCTGGCCATTCGTCGAGAAACGTTGGCGATCAATGGGCGCAATACGCGCCCTATCACCATCAACGGAACGAGCCCCGGCCCATTGATTCGAATGCGGGAAGGGCAGAATGCCACCTTGCGGATCACCAACCTGCTGGATGAGCCGACCTCGATTCACTGGCACGGCCTGATACTGCCGCCACAGGTTGATGGTGCGCCAGGTATCAGCTTCGCCGGCATCGCTCCGGGGGAAACCTTTACCTATCGCTTTCCCGTGGTACAGAACGGTACCTACTGGTATCACAGCCACTCCGGCTTGCAGGAGCAGTTGGGCCACGCGGGACCGATCGTCATCGATGCCGCAGAGCGCGAGCCGTTCCGCTACGATCGCGAGCATGTGGTGATGCTGACCGACTGGACCTATGAGGAGCCGGCCGCGATCTTTCGCAACCTGAAGACTGCCGAAGGCTACTACAACTTCCAGGAACGCACCGTCACGGACTTTCTAGCCGACATGCGCGAGAACGGCTTCCGGGAAACGGCCCGCTCGCGTGCGATGTGGGCACAGATGCGCATGAGTTCGCGCGATATCGCCGACGTCACCGGCAGCACCTACACCTATCTGGTGAACGGCCAGGCACCGGAGCAGAACTGGACGGCGCTATTCAAACCAGGCGAGCGGCTGCGCCTGAGATTCATCAATGGCTCGGCCATGACCTATTTCGACGTGCGCATCCCAGGCTTGAGGATGACGGTGGTCGCAGCTGATGGACAACCCGTGCAGCCTGTGCCGGTCGACGAGTTTCGCATCGCCATCGCCGAGACTTACGACGTTATCGTCACACCTGAGGCCGATATGGCATATACGGTATTCGCCGAATCCATGGACCGCAGTGGCTTCGCGCGCGCGACCTTGGCGCCTCGCCTGGGCATGGAAGCCGGAGTTCCAGAGCGGCGCAGGATCGCCGACCGGGGCATGGAGGCGATGGGGGCGCATGGCGGCATGGATCACTCGGACATGGCGGGCATGGACCCCTCCAGCTTGGCAGGTATGGACCACTCCAGCATGGCGGGCATGGACCACTCCAGCATGACGGGCATGGATCACTCCAGCATGGCGGGCATGGATCACTCCAGCATGGCGGGCATGGATCACTCCAGCATGGCGGGCATGGACCACACCAACATGGCGGGCATGGATCACTCCGACATGCAGGACGACACGTCGCCTGGTGCTTCAGAAGGCGACCTGTTGCCAGCGGGGGACGCCCAGCCCGGCTCGCAATATGACCAGGCGGGGATCGGCATTGATCCTGACGAGCGGCGCATCCTGGTCTATCGCGATCTCAAGGCGTTTCGCCCCTGGCCGGACCGGCGTGAACCGGAACGGGAGATGGAGATACACCTGACCGGCAACATGGAACGCTACATGTGGTCGTTCGACGGCAAGAAATTCAGCGAGGTCAACGGTCCCATCCATTTCCGCAAGGACGAGCGGCTGCGCCTGATTCTGGTCAACGACACCATGATGGAACACCCCATCCATCTGCACGGCATGTGGATGGAGTTGGAGAACGGGGCAGGGGAACTCATCCCACGCAAGCACACCATCAACGTCAAGCCGGGTGAGCGGGTATCCGCCCTGATCACGGCCGATGCCGAGGGTAGCTGGGCGTTCCACTGCCATCTTCTCTACCACATGGATGCCGGCATGTTCCGGGTCGTCAAGGTCTCGTAA
- a CDS encoding copper resistance protein B: MKTRIVPMASCAAFTLLAITVAHAEDGYDAQGDWPSPMAEHYAWAAGFDRLEYLFPGKGVEEALLWDFEAWYGGDHNRVYLKSEGENVQGDGAGAEFEALDLRYSRLISDFWELQGGVGYQGNVGSNDHPERFYGVIGLQGTAPYLIETSLDLKVSEDGDAWVQLEAEHDVRLTQHLYLQPRAELVASGSDVEEFHLGSGLNSLNGGLRLRYEITRKIAPYVGAYWEKSYGDTADMARTHGEPTENTGLVAGIRILF, from the coding sequence ATGAAAACCAGAATCGTACCGATGGCTAGCTGTGCCGCCTTCACCCTGCTGGCGATCACGGTGGCTCATGCCGAGGATGGCTACGATGCGCAGGGAGACTGGCCCTCGCCGATGGCGGAACATTATGCCTGGGCGGCAGGCTTCGATCGATTGGAGTACCTCTTCCCCGGCAAGGGGGTAGAGGAAGCGTTGCTTTGGGATTTTGAGGCCTGGTACGGCGGTGACCACAACCGGGTCTATCTCAAGAGCGAGGGCGAGAACGTCCAGGGCGATGGCGCAGGCGCCGAATTCGAAGCCCTCGACTTGCGGTACAGCCGCCTGATTTCGGATTTCTGGGAGCTACAGGGAGGTGTCGGTTATCAGGGCAACGTTGGCTCGAACGACCATCCTGAGCGCTTCTATGGCGTCATCGGCCTGCAGGGAACGGCGCCCTACCTCATCGAGACCAGCCTCGACCTCAAGGTCAGCGAGGATGGCGACGCCTGGGTGCAACTGGAAGCCGAACACGACGTGCGACTGACGCAACACCTCTACCTTCAGCCGCGAGCGGAACTGGTGGCTTCAGGCAGCGACGTCGAAGAGTTTCATTTGGGAAGTGGCCTGAACTCGTTGAATGGCGGCCTGCGGCTTCGCTACGAAATCACTCGCAAGATCGCACCCTATGTCGGTGCCTACTGGGAAAAGAGCTACGGCGACACCGCCGATATGGCACGTACTCATGGCGAGCCCACTGAGAACACTGGCCTCGTGGCTGGCATCCGCATCCTTTTCTAG
- a CDS encoding DUF2933 domain-containing protein: protein MEHDKHSADSGGQQPLRFWLPLGLFLAFVVYLLWAEHRIHFIQFLPFLILLACPLMHLFMHGGHHGKSKNEEDQ from the coding sequence ATGGAACACGACAAGCACTCTGCCGATTCTGGCGGTCAGCAGCCCTTACGCTTCTGGTTGCCGCTGGGACTCTTTCTCGCCTTCGTTGTGTATCTGCTATGGGCCGAGCACAGGATTCACTTTATACAGTTTCTTCCTTTTCTCATCTTGCTGGCGTGTCCGCTGATGCATCTGTTCATGCATGGTGGGCACCACGGCAAGAGCAAGAACGAGGAGGATCAGTGA
- a CDS encoding cation transporter — protein MKSKEHRLGVSEINLVTRHLKLEPDDESTIRAAVADIDKLYGLDSVSFDARKRRLDLAYDASRICLDCVEDILKKHAVEISHDWWTRFKEEHYRFVDQNVKDNVNHEPWSCHQTPPGGKRKR, from the coding sequence ATGAAAAGTAAAGAGCATCGCCTGGGCGTATCCGAGATCAATCTGGTGACCCGGCACTTGAAGCTGGAGCCTGACGATGAGAGTACGATTCGAGCGGCTGTCGCCGACATCGACAAGCTTTATGGGCTGGACAGCGTGTCCTTCGACGCACGCAAAAGAAGGTTGGATCTAGCATATGATGCATCGAGAATTTGCCTTGATTGCGTAGAAGATATTCTGAAGAAGCATGCTGTCGAAATCAGTCATGACTGGTGGACCCGATTCAAGGAAGAGCATTACCGGTTTGTCGACCAGAACGTGAAGGACAATGTCAATCATGAGCCCTGGAGCTGTCATCAGACTCCGCCAGGTGGGAAGAGAAAACGATAG